TGAAACAAAATCAGCTCAACTCTGTGTACGGTTTGTGACAGCTACTTTTCAGCTGTGTGAGCCATAAAAAAGGTATTCCTTACTTTCCAGAACTCTTGTGTACACAGCACAAAGCAAAGAAGTCACTTTTCCACTTAAACACGGGAATTGGCATCACAATACCAGATACACAACTTTTAAAGCTGTCATTTTAGTAATATGCACTAATACTAAAACAGACATTTTCTTCCAATCCAGGCCCATGTCAATTCCACACAAGCCACTTCTCCACTTCTGAACTGTCCCTTAGATTTTAGAATCCTGTTTTCTTTGTCACAAGTCCAGCAGATTATCTTGtaggagaaaataaaaagtataagtACAGGTACACAAGAACATTTTCTGCATTATTcatatgaacaaaatggagtgccggaaatatatattttttttttacagctatcACATCCAACACTTAAATTGGCACCAATAATACCCAGACGCCAAACTTTCAACCTTTCTGTGGACAAAATAAAGCATAACGATCAGATATGTTTAGATGAGTGAATGCTGTTGAATGGCTATTCATATCAAAGCCCAAGACTGACTAACAAACTCCTATTCCAAGCATGAACTCTTAAAATTGTTCTAATACATTGAAAATTGTAAACTTTCAATATCTGACCTTCTATACAAGTTGTGTTAAAATCTACATCCTATCCAGTTGGGACCATTAAGTCTGTTTAACCAATAAAAGTAGACCAGTTTAACAGTGCGAGAACACCATCTGAATCAGCACAAACCAAGTCATACAAATATCCCTAAGCAGATTATTTTCCAGAAAGATCCTTAAGTCTGTAATATAAAAAATTATGTAAGTTTGTGTCTAAACAGCAAATTATTTTCAGCTAGCAATAGTAGAAAATTTCTCTTCTATACTCCCCAAGGTGCATTCAATACCACATGtacaggtatattttcaaagcacttagacttacaaagttccgtaggttactctggaactttgtaagtctaagtgctttgaaaatatgcctcacagtaacctatggaactttgtaagtccagtTTCTAATCACCATCTTTCCAGATATAAGAACACTATATGATAATATATATTTTACTAGTTAATTTGTTAAACCTCTTACACCTTGAACTTGGTTCTATAAATCAGTGCTGCACTCCTCTTCTGGATTCAAAGGGAGAGTAATGCAAGAACACtttgctcccatgttaatttatTTCTGAaccgtagggggggggggggtgctgctctGAGTAGGGGATATATATAATTTCTAAATATTTTAACAACTGAACAAAATTTGTGATTAATAGAAAGTGTACAGCATGTGCAATAGGTAAAGCTCACATTAGCTGTAAAATATCTGCAAAGATGAACTGCACTGGAATGATTCACTCAATTTCAATTCTGATGAGATAAATGGACAGTACCCACATGTAAAGACAAAGTACACACTATCATTTATAAAGATTGTTCTTTCTGTAAAGGAAAGCTATTAAACTGGGTGTTTGGTGAACAGCCTACAATTGTTTTGCTGTAGTTTAAGTGCTGTGAAAATGAAAATGTAGTGCTGTCATTGTATTACACcatcagattttttaaaaactcctCTTCAAAACACCTTCAGCAACAATCACAACAAAATATTAGATTTAACAAAACTACACCAAAGTTTCCATGTAAATACCAGCAAATATGCAGTTCAAAACACTGGCCTTGAAAACAGAAACTGCTAGGTCTGTTAAACCAAGACAAGTTTACTATTTCTGATAGTCTTCTAAGCCAAACTCCCACCCCTACCACCAATTCACTGTCCTTATATAATTTATGGCTGTGAATGGAACTCAGGTGTCTGCTGCATACCCAAGagtttattaaaaacaaacaaaagttaCTTTTAGTGCTGTAAGAAAGAATCTGCTCATCTAGCTgcattttaaagaaaattacagtACTTAAATTGCTCTATTTTCTTCTACAAAATTTAGCTTCCACTTGTAAGTACCCCATCGTGAATCTACCATCAGATTGAAAGGCTTTCCATTTCAATGCACATGAGAGTGTTGTAGTAAGGCAGCAAAAGTACAATACcactcacaaacatccacataaGCATTACACATATCTACAGATGCTGAAATGTTCCGCAGAAAGGTCTATGGTGTGCAGGATGGGAAAGCCCAGTGATAAAGCTTACTTTGTTATTTAGGATATTATTTGTGCCAATTCATGAGAAACCAAAGTTTTAATTACAAACACTGAAAAAGTCACATATAACATTCATTAAAGCCTCAAATCATCTCGGTATTCAAGGATCCCATTCTGCAGAGGTTTTGTATCTTAATTAACATTTAGGAACATTAAATGCAGATAAGGAAAATGTCTTAGAATGTAGATACTCTTACTACCCAAGAGAAATCCAACATGCTGTACAAGTGAATAGTTATCTTAACAAAACCTCTTAAGTTACACTTAAAAAACAAATTGACAATTTCTAAGTATTCGGGCTTAAGATGAAATTTTAAAGCCTAGTTTACCAAGCTTTTTATGCCCCATGTAGACAGAATAGGACAGGTATCTTAATGAATCAGCCCACTGGATAGGTCAAAGATTTTGAAGTCTTAGCTCAAACAGAATTAAATATATTCTGAAATTTAAACTACATAGCAAATCATTTACCTCTGAAGGTATAAGTGAGACAATAAGGGCACCACAATTTTATGCCCAAATATAAGCTGCTAGATAAAGTACTTTAGAAATATTCTGGATGTTCCTTCAGAATTAAGATTCAGCATGTGATTTATCTACCTCATAAGTGATGAAAAATAAATCAGGCTTATCTTAAGTCACAGATTTGCCCCTAAACATGTGCCTTTCAATTTTATCAATTAGAAAATAAACTATATAGATGTATATACACAAACAGATATGAAGTTATATATGCAAAAGGacaatggcaaccaccattaggTGAGATGGATTTAGTGACTAAAAGGATGATCACCTGACTCTGCTTCTCACGTAGGCATTTACCACAATTACCGAGAACATTTTACGATATCATTATTCTTACAGCTTGGCAGAATGAACTAGCATGCAGACAATATTAACAGTATTGTCACATTTTACATCCTGATGCAACCCCTGAACACATACAGGCTAAAACCTGTAAATTCTgcagaaaaggaaaaattagATTAAATGGAATTCTGTTTTGTAAGTGGTAAAAGCTGAAGAAAAGGAACAATGACAGGGGGCAGCCAGAATATATGTAAAATTTGAAATGAATAAAGTTtaaacatgaaaaaatatttaaaaaaaggtatttacatgttctatatctactactactactggaaACAAAGTTAGAGCTCCTGTGCAGTTGGGACCACGTATTCTTGGTAAAAATTCAGTGAACATATTGTGGATAGGCAACTTTTGTAGTAAAAAATGCAGCATAGCTAAAcatgggaacccccccccccccctctactaaGAACTAGTGGGGAAGGAGTTCCTCAGGGAGGACCAGTCACCCCCTCTTCCTCTGGCAAGCTAGCTCTATGAGCAGTTTCTAAACATGTGGGTCAACTGTGCTAATAGGGTTTATTTCAAACCCAGTCCAGCAGGTCTTCCAGTCTGAAACCATGCATGGCGCAGCATTCAGGAAGGGCTGGTATGACACTATGTGGTATCACATACCAGAAGTCACTAACCCATAGCAGAACAGTCTAGTTAAAGAAATGACCCTTATTTAAGTGCACAGCGCAAAATTGTCTTTAACCAGCCACccaccccaacctccctcccacaaaaaagtacaataatTTCAATAGGGAAAAATATGAATGGGGTCCAAGAACTCTGCAAAGCAAAATGTGACtatataaaatctattttatacCGTTTTAGCTGCTGGAAATAGAAACATTGTTTTGTACACTTTCTATTCCATGAAAATATGTTTCTCTAGTCAAGCAGACACAttactgcctttaaaaatatctttCCTGTTAAAGCATTTGCTATTTAGTAGATTCCATTTGAGGATCCTACAGCCCACCCCCAAATATCCATTAAAATGAAAATGCATTAAAACCTGCACTTAACATACTATATCGAAGTTTCTCTTCTTGGTAAGACTGGACTGAAATGCTTAGATCATTTATGAAGTGTGACTGAATTCAATCAaatttcctgccctgaaggactGTGCTAGCTTTAAAAAGGACTGTGGAATCCAACTGCCTtattgaaaaagggagaaaaaaaaatctagatcACCAAATACTTCTTAAAGCACCTCTTCATTACTTGCATACTAGTGTAAGTACGAAACATTCATGGCTGGTAACAATGCTGACTCGTATTTAAACCAGGTCTTATTGCTACAAACTCAAGATGTATTATGGGATACAGTGCTGTTGATTCAAATAGTGAGATACAGGAATACATGGTTCAGATGGCTTATTTTCAGGCGTACGAACCTAAAACAAACACACAAGATGTAGGACAAGTGAAATCCTCTAAAGAATACCCAATCAAGAACTGCCTCTTGACATAAAAGAAATTAGATCTATGCCAATGTATGTCAAACTGAAACACTAAGGTGGGTTCTTCTGTCAGGAAAATCAATTTCCAGCATGAAAGGGAATATATTTAGAAGATTCCAGATCACATTTAAACAATGTAATGTCAAGTCACTGATGTGTATACACATCATACAGATATCCAGGCAGCTCAGAATATCATGCAAGttactctggaacctttttaaaagagAAGATAGTAAACAAGACAAGAAAATGCAAGTTACAAAGAAAGCCCCTAGACTAATAATGATAGGTTTGCCTTCCTGCTCCACTTAAAAAGTAATTGCTAAATGTTACCTTAACTGTGAAACTTATCTTGCTATGTGCTGTATTAGAAATTATAAAAATTGTACCACACAAACTCGAACACTTAAATAGAACAGATTATACTGTATCCCATAATACAATTATAAAGCAAGTAGCAAGATACAATTACACAATGAATTACGATGCCCCACGTACAATGATCATAACAAGGTAGTCATCTTCTGATTTTGCTAAAGCCTTTGCAGTTGAATCCAAAAACTGCTGTGAGAAATCACAAGGTGGAAAAGCATGAAGAACACCGGTATTCTCCTTGTCCTTATTCCCCCCCACAGGGAGACTGATGACCCCAGCTGCCTGCTTTTGTTTTAAGTAGGACACCAAGTTCCGCAAAGGCCTCTGGGTAGAAGTGACTTGCTCCCCAGCAGAAGCTGAGGCTCCAGGCACAGCAAGTAGAACAGCATATCCATTGGGCCCTGCAACTTTGATGCGTCGAGTCACTTCATCCAATTTGGGTTGATCAAGTCGTAAACGTTGAGTGATCTTGAGCTGGGCTACTTTTCCTCCAGTAGATCCCTCAGCCAACAGGCTACTTGCCACATTGAGGTCACCTTGCAGAAGATGCATACTGGATGGGAAGTTGCTGTTTTTGAGAAGCAGCATGCCCTGCCAGGCTAGACATAGTTTATGAGTACCATCTGGTTTCTGAGGAGATTTCACTCGGGCACTAATATTTTCAGGCCTCTCGTCTTTTTTCAAAGGACTTTTACTCTCAGCTGCCCGATGCTTCTTTTCCCTTTCTACAGAGTTGGAGCTTTTCCTGTCACGTTTATCGCCTTGGCCCCGCTCTAAACTGTTTCTGCGATCTCTAGAAGGAGAGGGTCGATCAATGCGTGAGACTGCACGTTCAGTGTCACTATAGCGGCCGTCGCGCCCACTGCTGCCCTCAGGGCTACGTTCAGAAGAAGCACAGTGACGCTTTCTGGATCGGTCACTTTCAGGGGAACGGTCCAAATGGCGTCCTTCATCAGGAAGTCTCCGTTTCCTGGGCTGGTCTCGATTAGGTAGATCCCTTTCACGCTCTAAGGACCAGCCATCTCGCCTGCGTTCAAGAGTATCTAGAGGCTCATATACACCCCGGTTTCTGTCTCTCATGGGTGGTGGTATCCACTCAGTCTCTGAATATAAATCACGTTCTCGGTCTCTatacaacagtggaggagtgcgGTCTCTGGTCCTCAGTGGATCAGCAGCCCGATGGCCAAAAGATTCCCCTACCAGATCGTAATGAGGTAGTGGCAACGGCTGCAGGTATTGTTGCTGATAAAGATGTTCTGTATCTGCAAAGTCCACCCGAAGTCGACGATCTTGACCACCCAAGGGGAAGCCACGCATGTGGGAGCAAGCAGCTTGAGCTGCATCCAGGCTTTCATACTGTATGTAGGCCCAACTATCTCCTTTACGATAATCTATAGTCCTGATAGTACCAAATCGGTCAAATTCACGAGCCAGGGCTGCCAGGGGGACCCAGGGGCCCAGACCTCCAACCCAGAGGCGAGTGGTAGGTGTTGCTTTGCCATAGCCAATCTTGATAGCATTGCGAACAACAACTTTACCAGACATAGCCATCTTTGCACGGTGTGCCATGTCCAGGTTCTCAAACTTGAGGAAACCATAGGTACTAGGTTGCCCTCTGCCTGGGCGCTTGATGTCCACTTCTGTGATCACTCCAAAACGGTCAAACGCCCTGCGGAGGTCGCTCTCACTCACTGTGATATCAAGATTACCCAGGAACAGCGTCCGATTGGCCCTTTGGTCATCCTCTGGGGAGATCTCTTCCTCTCGAAAGCCGACTCGCTGCTCCAAAGCATATGCTGGTCGCACCCGGTTGCCGTAGAAAGTataatctctctccctttccaactCTCGAGGAAGAGGCGGGGGAGGCGGGGGAGGTAAGCGTCCCAAAGCAAGCTGCTGCAGGCGGTAATCTCTGTAGCCAAGACCAGCAGGGGACAGTGCTCTTTGTCCATGTGGGTGGCGATGCCCAGGCACAGTTGCTACAGATGCAGCTGCTGCCCCTGCTACAGGGTATGTGTCTTTATCCAACGGGGACCGGCTGCGGCGGCGATTGACATAGACAGCTTCAATTTTTAAAGGCCTGTCATACAAGACCAGACGCCCCCTGGCGTGTTTGGCCGCACGTGCATCCTCAGGCCTCCGGAAGTTGACAAAGGCCACGCGCTCCTCGCCGGTACGGTTGATTTTCACACTTACGTCACCGAACTTCTTAAACTCATGGAACAGGCCGTCCTCTACGGCTTCATCGCTCAGCTGGGAGCCCAGTTCACTGATCTTCAACGTTTTGTACTCACTCTCGGCCGTCAGCCCTGCACTTGAGGCCGCAGCCGTGCTTCGGGCCTCCCCGCCACGGCCGGCTGCTGCTCCCCGGGACTCGGTGTTCTTGGTGCTGCCTGGTGAAATGTAGCTGTGCGGCCCGCTGGTTCTGCCAGATGCCGGTGCCTCGTACTCCCTGCTACCGGCACGGCCCTTGTCCGAATGCAGGCTGCGTCGGCCGCCGCTCTCAAGCTGCTTTCCGGCCGAGCTGCTGCCATTGCTGCCGCCAGATGAGCTCAGCTTCTTATTGGTGCGCTCCCGCACCGAGTCCTCCGCTGTCCGGGAACGCTTCGCCTTGGCTGGAGATCGCTCTTTTCCCTTCATGGCAGCTACTCCAGTATAACAGTCAATATCAGAGTGTAACAGCTCCAGTCACACACACTGACCGGACGCCATTTTCTCCTTAACCCGCCAATTGGCCCCGCCCATCACCACACTGATTAGCGGGATAGCGACGATCTGGATCTCCGATTGGCTGAAGCTGCTGCTTGTCTGTCAACCGAACGTTATGTTTGGCCGTAATTACGTCACGCTGAGGGGGGGGGCACAGACGTTCTGCTGCGtctaatcccctcccccccaaggacTCAGGTTAGATTGAGGAGTGCGAGGGGTTGGCTGAGCCGAAAGTAGCCGGGAAAAGATACTCAGAGACCCCGAAAGTACTTGTGACCCGGCAGATCGGTGATGTATGTGAATGAAAGAAGCAGCTGTCAGTCTTCTGTGATGCGAGCTAGaagcatggaggaggagggactTAGATTTTGGGGACCAATGAAAACATTTAAAGGGCTTTGTTCAGGACATTTTGGATTCGTTTTTAGCCAATGATGTTAAAGTGTTACAGTTGGTTAATGGCGCCTCAGAACTTGCCAAGACTCAGGGTTGGCTTTTTCCacgccctccctcccctccccctccctgcttTGTACAGTGAATGGAGTAGACATAATGCACTGACTGACTGCACTACTCAGTTCTCCTTGGCTGTTGTAGGAGTTGGAGCACCTTTGGTAGTCTTTTGTTTTTAATGCAAGAGATGCGTGAATGGCCTTTTCCCCAAGTCTGCCTGCCAAAAATAAAAACGGGTTCTCCATGAAGCTGTCTAAACCCATTTTAACCTTAGCTATGCTAATTTTCTGCTTGCATACATCCAGTCTAAGAACTGTATTACCAGCAGCATTCTTGGTTTCCCAGTGTCCTCAGTggactggaggagtagcttagtggctaGAGCAGCGCcgagaagcccagttcaaatcctcaCTGCACCTCTTTCTGCCCTTGGCCAAGTTACCTCATCCTGCATTGCCTCAGGCAGGGCCGGTTTTAGCAATTGCAGGACCCTGTGCAGAggccccaccccttgttgacatgatgcattttaaacatttttttttatttcaaataaagacaaatcaagcaaaacttgtacaaaaaaactaattcaaatacgCACAGTgctatttaaaacgaatcggaggaaagttttcttcactcaacgcgtagttaaactctggaattctttgccggaacaggtggttaaggcagttaacttagcggacttcaaaaaagggttagacggcttcctggaggaaaaagccatagaatgttattgaatgaacAAGGGAATAATAATAAGGCAGCCTCCTTTGTTAAGGGAGCTAGGCAGGTGATAACACCTAGTACAGCCTTCTGTTTTGCACTCCTTCCAGGGATCAACTTCCAGGGAGGTCACACTTGGGGGGAGGTAATCTgcccttttttattattttttgtagaCCCCTAAGCTGCCGTGTCAggtgttataaataaatatttttctatgTATCTCCGTTTTCCTGTTGTTATTAGAGGTGCCTTGCTGGTCTCACTACTCTTTTACATGCACTttttatacatagtagatgacggcagaaaaagacctgcacggtccatccagtctgcccaacaagataactcatatttgctactttttgtgtataccctaccttgatttgtacctgtgctcttcagggcacagatcgtataagtctgcccagcactatcctcgcctcccaaccaccacccctgcctcccaaccaccggctctagcacagaccgtacaagtctgtatACGTATATACGTAGTGGACAACAGTCTCCCGCTTTTGCGGTTCTCTCCTTTTTCAAACTTTTGCAGTCTTTACTTTTCtgtggggtttggtacgttttacagaacggggaatgtgaggagcgagagtatccagagcagaggagagaatagtattataggaagagacagcctcattgacagacttggataacatagtggtagagaagagattagaAACATTGGAGTAGAAGGCTCaacagcctgaagattcctaaatgtattggttaagattggacgggactggggaggagcgtgtttaagtgtgaaagttaccagatgatggtcagagaggggaagagttgaggcacacaaactggagagtgagcagtttgaggagaggataagattaagacagtggccattctggtgagtgggggcagtggagcaaagttgaagattgaaagaggatgttaaggcaagaaactgagaagcatacgagtcagagggatcattagcatgaatgttaaaatccccaagaatgagggaaggagatgaaggttcaagaaagaaggaaagccaagcatcaaagtcagtgagaaaggaagaaagggacttatcagggggtcaataaatgactgctactcggagaggcagaggagcaaatagacggatggagtggacttcgaaggaagaaaaacagtgagactgaggtagaagaggaggttgaaatctacaagagggtgaaagtagtagcccgacaccacctccgcggccaactggacgaggagtatgggagaaaagataagctccatggcatagggccacaactgaagcagagtcttcatggcaaagccaagtttcagttagggcaagcaaatggagagtacgagagataaagaggtcattgatgtaggaaagtttgttacagacagagtgggcattccacagagcacaagagaaaggcagggaaggatgggggaggagaagaacagaaattagattggagatatcacggtgtgacatgcacaaataggatgagagctgatgtggaggaccaggattgggattaatgtccccagcggagagcaggagaaggagtaagagagtacggagaagagtaggagaggtacgacaACAGCGACGAAggcaagatgtactcagatagaaaggagatggatgaatggaaggaaggaaatgttcaagtttgagagctgagaaaaaggaagaggaaaaaagagatggtgagatgatgaatacagagggtggacaatgtgttcctgcagtgtacagtggtttaagatggagaaacaaattaggaagggacagtaccaagaagaaaaagtgtaatggagccataagtagtgactgggagaaaatataaatgtaaagagaaaatgccctgagtggattggagtgaacctgggagtcaccctgg
The sequence above is a segment of the Microcaecilia unicolor chromosome 12, aMicUni1.1, whole genome shotgun sequence genome. Coding sequences within it:
- the RBM15 gene encoding RNA-binding protein 15, with product MKGKERSPAKAKRSRTAEDSVRERTNKKLSSSGGSNGSSSAGKQLESGGRRSLHSDKGRAGSREYEAPASGRTSGPHSYISPGSTKNTESRGAAAGRGGEARSTAAASSAGLTAESEYKTLKISELGSQLSDEAVEDGLFHEFKKFGDVSVKINRTGEERVAFVNFRRPEDARAAKHARGRLVLYDRPLKIEAVYVNRRRSRSPLDKDTYPVAGAAAASVATVPGHRHPHGQRALSPAGLGYRDYRLQQLALGRLPPPPPPPLPRELERERDYTFYGNRVRPAYALEQRVGFREEEISPEDDQRANRTLFLGNLDITVSESDLRRAFDRFGVITEVDIKRPGRGQPSTYGFLKFENLDMAHRAKMAMSGKVVVRNAIKIGYGKATPTTRLWVGGLGPWVPLAALAREFDRFGTIRTIDYRKGDSWAYIQYESLDAAQAACSHMRGFPLGGQDRRLRVDFADTEHLYQQQYLQPLPLPHYDLVGESFGHRAADPLRTRDRTPPLLYRDRERDLYSETEWIPPPMRDRNRGVYEPLDTLERRRDGWSLERERDLPNRDQPRKRRLPDEGRHLDRSPESDRSRKRHCASSERSPEGSSGRDGRYSDTERAVSRIDRPSPSRDRRNSLERGQGDKRDRKSSNSVEREKKHRAAESKSPLKKDERPENISARVKSPQKPDGTHKLCLAWQGMLLLKNSNFPSSMHLLQGDLNVASSLLAEGSTGGKVAQLKITQRLRLDQPKLDEVTRRIKVAGPNGYAVLLAVPGASASAGEQVTSTQRPLRNLVSYLKQKQAAGVISLPVGGNKDKENTGVLHAFPPCDFSQQFLDSTAKALAKSEDDYLVMIIIICWTCDKENRILKSKGQFRSGEVACVELTWAWIGRKCLF